A region from the Candidatus Deferrimicrobiaceae bacterium genome encodes:
- a CDS encoding GYD domain-containing protein: MPLYILLSSLTDEGRKTVKSKPERIKEVNKEIEGMGAKVLGQYAVLGLYDFVNVVEAPSNDTMVKISVTLGSRGTIQIMTLPAMTIDQFIKTLK; encoded by the coding sequence ATGCCGCTCTACATCCTGCTCAGTTCGCTCACCGACGAGGGAAGGAAAACCGTGAAGTCCAAGCCGGAGCGCATCAAGGAGGTGAACAAGGAGATCGAGGGGATGGGGGCGAAGGTGCTCGGCCAGTATGCCGTGTTGGGCCTCTACGATTTCGTCAACGTCGTCGAGGCCCCGAGCAACGACACGATGGTCAAGATCTCGGTGACGCTGGGGTCGCGGGGGACGATCCAGATCATGACCCTCCCCGCGATGACGATCGACCAATTCATCAAGACGCTGAAGTGA